One Castanea sativa cultivar Marrone di Chiusa Pesio chromosome 4, ASM4071231v1 DNA window includes the following coding sequences:
- the LOC142631565 gene encoding uncharacterized protein LOC142631565: protein MFKSKDLTNSMGKEDFSDTIKVGVSNEDCLNIESEESGNHSRHSLDKEAGLPNCRVCQCVESDKRGDAALGFLGITPPLHEASKSNREVKPDSESKFSLKRNIGRESGPVEFIGPDGEVFICNTDLETGTYHHQDTLVELGCSCKNDLALVHYGCALKWFVNHGSTVCEICGSVAENIKPADFKKVMGSLKEYEALRERTASGEPNPAQVHTSTGVDPDAVAAIRRQRLSEISLWFNPHSNSSNYNTAAAVSQVVSEQPLNTVSEDAPAENPATKWAVEGTGILLATGLLTVTLAWLIAPRVGKKTARSGLHILLGGICALTVVVFFRFFVLTRIKYGPARYWAILFVFWFLVFGIWASRTHDAHST, encoded by the exons ATGTTTAAATCCAAAGACTTAACTAATTCAATGGGAAAGGAAGATTTCTCTGATACAATTAAGGTTGGAGTCAGCAATGAGGATTGCTTAAATATTGAGAGTGAAGAATCAGGGAATCACTCACGCCATAGTCTAGACAAGGAGGCCGGCCTGCCAAATTGTCGTGTGTGCCAATGTGTTGAATCTGATAAAAGAGGGGATGCTGCATTAGGCTTTTTGGGCATCACTCCTCCGTTACATGAAGCAAGTAAAAGCAACAGGGAGGTGAAGCCTGATAGCGAAAGtaaattttctctcaaaagGAACATTGGAAGAGAATCTGGACCTGTTGAGTTTATCGGCCCTGATGGAGAGGTTTTCATTTGTAATACGGATTTGGAGACGGGTACATACCATCATCAAGACACATTGGTAGAGCTTGGTTGTTCTTGCAAGAATGACCTTGCTCTAGTTCACTATGGTTGCGCTCTTAAATGGTTTGTTAACCATGGATCCACTGTTTGTGAAATTTGTGGAAGTGTTGCAGAAAATATTAAACCTGCAGACTTCAAAAAGGTGATGGGTTCTTTGAAGGAATATGAAGCATTGAGGGAAAGGACTGCTAGTGGAGAACCCAATCCAGCACAGGTGCATACAAGTACAGGTGTAGATCCTGATGCTGTTGCTGCTATCCGAAGGCAACGACTTAGtgagatttcattgtggtttaATCCACATAGCAATAGTAGCAATTATAATACTGCTGCTGCAGTTTCACAGGTTGTTTCTGAACAACCTTTGAATACCGTCTCTGAAGATGCCCCTGCTGAAAATCCTGCAACCAAGTGGGCTGTGGAAGGTACTGGGATTCTGCTTGCTACAGGTCTTCTTACTGTTACTCTTGCATGGCTCATTGCCCCTCGTGTTGGGAAG AAAACTGCCAGAAGTGGTCTTCATATTCTCCTTGGAGGCATCTGTGCTCTAACAGTTGTGGTTTTCTTTCGCTTT TTTGTGCTTACTAGAATCAAGTATGGACCTGCACGCTACTGGGCGATCTTGTTCGTCTTTTGGTTTCTTGTCTTTGGTATATGGGCTTCACGGACTCATGATGCTCATTCGACATGA